ATCGAGTTTAAAAGTCATATCATAATCTTTCTGcctcttattttttaaataatacataaattcatgaacaataataatattattactgATAAATCGTTCTTTAATAAAGACATTTTAGTTCATATGAATAATTTTGTCCATAATTGATTgcattttatgtttaaaaaatataaaaagtaacaaTCTTACATATAtacctaaaataaaataataagataatatacaaaaattatttaaatttatatatttttaataatttattatttaaaaataattttaaatattgtaattcaaataatatttatttattgtttcagTCAAACACAATTTGACCAATCTTGTCTCATAAACTATTAATAATAAGATGCCAATCTAGTGAATAACATTTTCAGAATCCACTTAATCTATGATGGCcaactaaaatagaaaataatcaaTCTTTTTAAATCATCTTAATTATATTGTAAATAATTCCTTAAAAGTagaattttggattttttaatcAAGTTGgtaaaatttattaagaaataaaaaattagtggACAGTATAAGTTAGTAAAATTTACATTTAGTATAACCAGATCCTtctttatatttgaatttataatGTTTTAAAGTTGGGGATTATTAGAAATTATTATTAAGAGGGAGACTCTATTATAATTAGGGGTAACAAACGGGTTTAAATCTGTCGGGCTGATTTGCGTAACCCGTAAAAAAAGTGGGTTGAATTGAAAAATTAGAACGGTTAAATAGCAAAAATCCGTttaacccgcaccgcttaaaccgcggGTTTTGACAGTACAGGACGGAACGGGCTCTATTCCGCCGGACTTAGTAATTTTTTGGCAAGgaattatttttacaattttttttgtcaaaaccTAACTTTTCcaaacccaacttacaagataatgaatatgaaaattaagtgttttggattatatttattttgctttggagacaatatttataattacaaagactttaatttgtaaatataaaaattataattttttatatctttaaaaattataaatttattaaaataattgtgAAATTACATATATGatttaatagttaataataaaaaaaaagaaaaatttggtaGGCTTAGCCCACCAGCCTGTCAACTCGTAATTAGATAGGACGGGGTAAAATTTTAAGACCGTCTCACTAAGTAGGACGGGCCAGCGGGACAGATCAACCCGTTAAAAGATGAATTTTTGACGAAACAGGACAAACTTTTTCATTTGTCATCCTTAATCACAACTAATGAAAATAATCTTTGAATTTGTAAGATGTCTTAAAATTCAGcgaattttagataatttaaaaaaaatagtaaaggTCTCAACACCCAAACACTTATAATAGAGgtcttaaaatattaaaataaaaaaattttattgacaaagtaaattattttatgtatttaatattattgaaaattatgaaaccttatcttttctattaaaaacttctgATCTTCCATTGTAAATAAGTTAATAGGTTTGTTTGGGtgaatttcttaaaaaaattgttttttgagttattttttttaaagatcttatgaaaaaataaaagtaattttatgtttggatattttatgcaaaaagatttttttatctatcaattatatttgagtataataatataaaagtatcTTTTGTTTAgagttaagtatgattttgatcCCTAATGTAAAGgtcaaaaatttatttcgttCCTGACCTTTTTTTCACTACAAAATGGTTTCAAAGGTTTAATCTAGTTTTAAAATCGTTCTTCGGACGAAAATACTCCTCTTTcccctcttcttcctcaacactcctcttcttcctcaacatTAATCAGAAGCAAAAGCAGAAGCACAAACGCAGAAACAAAAACAGGCAACAATGGATAACAATCAGCAGAAcaagaacaataataataatggataATGGAATTAGAGcgacaacaaaaacaaaaccagAACTAGAAGCACAAACAAAAACAGAAGCAGTAGAAACAGAAGCAACCaaagcataaaaaaataatggaataaaaggAATAAACAGAAGTAACCAGAAgcatcaacaataacaacaatggAATCCTTTAAatctgaaaaattaaagaaaaaagaataaaaaattaaaatataaggaAAGGATTGCGACAGTAATAGGAGAGGAAGGCTACAGCGGTGAACGACGATACGGTGTTAACGGGCTACAAATCGCCACGAGGAGGACGCTCTGGTAGTCGGCAGCGCTGTGGAAGAATTCGttcctttcttctctttctctctccctctgcTCTCTCCTCTTTTGTCATTAATATAGAGAGCAGTGGCGGATCACAGGCGGCAGGGCGGCGGTGCGGCTTCCCTTCCTCCCCCCTTCTCTTTATCCCTCTCATggactttctttttttattttataattttttaataagggATAATTtggtcataaaaaaaataaaattaataaaaagggcgattttaaaataagttgaaaTTTTTGAGACCATtttgtagcaaaaaaaaaatgccggaaacaaaataaattttcagcctctACGCTAGataccaaaatcgtacttaatccttttgtttatttattaaatgaaaaatatctttttttaaggaaaaaaatattttaaaaaaagatgtaaattacagcttctcaaaaaagattttttttatttttttagtgcttttacttttactactagaaatttgtcaaacacgcttaaaaaaaagattttttttaattgaaaaaagatttttttattaaaataataacgtCCAAACAAGCACAATGTATACCGGTagatgagaaagaaagaaaaaattgagagTAAGTAATAATAGAATcataattagttaaaaattatattctaaaataatattaaaaataaaatatttaaaaaagtactaatataaaaaatgattcaaatttatatttttaataacatatatttatatataaatatattagtatatttatatataaatatattggtGAGTGATTTTAACGTaagaataacatttttttaagttgaaatttagattttttcgtATGTGTGATTCCAAAAAAGGAAAGCATGCCCCATCCATATTTAGTATTACTGTGCTAGCTTCACAATTTTCAAATCGAAAAAAGGTTTCTATTAATGATTTAATACCTTTCCATAAACTGAAATTTATGTCCAtaagcaaaaacaaaaagaaattccaagcaaatgaataaaaaaataattagaaaaagtGTTAGTTTACATTATAAATGAGTGTGCTGTTCACaacaataataatcacataCATGCCTATCCTCGTTTTCCATACACATTCCCAtcactttcttctttgtttagtaATCACTGTCACCATCATCAGGCATGGGTCGCCGTAAGATCGAGATTAAGATGGTGAAAGACACCAACACAAGGCAGGTCACATTCTCCAAACGAAGAACCGGTCTTTTCAAGAAAGCCAACGAACTTTCTATTCTCTGCGGATCCGAGGTTGCTATTGTGGTCTTCTCTCCGGGAAACAAGCCTTACTCCTTCGCCCACCCCACCGTCGACGCTGTCGTCGCCAAGTTCCTCATCCAAAACCCTGAGCGGCGTGGTGGAGGCGATGATGACGAGGACAGCAGCGATGATAAtgatggtggtgctgatccaGACACCTTGGACCATTTGTTCAAGGAGACTGTGGAACAGGTGCGCATGGAGGAAAAAGTGGGCGCGGCGCGTGAAAAGGCTATCAAAGAGGTTGTTGAGGGAGGGAAgaaatggtgtgagattggtgaaTTGAGTGAACTGAAAAGGAGGGTGAGGGAGCGTCTTACTATGTTGGAGACGGTTGAGTCCATGATGCTTCTTTCACATGAACCTGTGGTGATGGGAACCACTGTGGATAACCATCTTTCTAAAATCAAGAGGAGAAGATCAATGATGTAATGGTAATCATTAATTCTTAATTAGTAATTAGCATCAACTATAGCTATATTTTGCCCCAAATTTCCGCCACTAGTTCCATGGGTGGAATACTGTAATTTCATCAATAAGCTCTTTATTATATTTTGCTTATCTTGAATTTCTAGTTTAATTTGTAAATGAATTGAAAGATGagaatctttttcaattattagCATACATGCATGGATTATGTTTTATGTGGAATTTAATTTCAAGTATAATGCTTTTACcaaaatttgattatatttttgtGTTGTATTTTGATCAATTCTTGCTGAAATATGATGACGCGTCTTGTAATGGAATCAACAAATTGAGAATTGCACGTTTCCAAATGATTAACGTTCTGTTTTGTTGAACCATGAAAAACACATTCATCTGTCTTCACTTCTCGCTATTGAGCTATTAACTAAggaaatttatatatttttttataatcatactctttatttttccttgaaaaccacaaaaaaataatatacagtaaaaattattaatcccattaaaaagagtaaattaaataaaaaaattaaccataaaataataataaagttataaataataaaaaattataatctaAAATAGTACTAAGTAAAAAGAGtactgaaaataataaaaaattataaattttatttttatttagctttatAAATTTTGTCATTATAATTCTTGTGTActgtaatttatttataatatcaaTTACNNNNNNNNNNNNNNNNNNNNNNNNNNNNNNNNNNNNNNNNNNNNNNNNNNNNNNNNNNNNNNNNNNNNNNNNNNNNNNNNNNNNNNNNNNNNNNNNNNNNNNNNNNNNNNNNNNNNNNNNNNNNNNNNataaaaaaattatttaaatttatatcttttaaaataattttttatttaaaataatatttatttgactataatttattttaatataaaaattgtgAGACTTAAATCATATCACTCAAATAACAATTTGACCAACCCCATCTCACAAACCATTGATAAGATACCAATctagtaaataatattttgagaaTCCACTTAATGTATGATCGGTCAACTAAAATGGAAAAtgatcaatatttttaaatatcttcttaATTATATTCTAAATAATTTCTTAAAGGTAGAGTTTTAGATTTGTAATTAAGTTggtaaatttataaataaaaaattagtggggaatataaatttgtaaaatttacCTTTAGTATAAACATATTCTTCcttatatttgaatttataatattttaaagttatggattatcaaaaattatttttaaaaaatagactcTATTCCAACAAATGAAAATAATCTTTGAATTTATAAGATGTCTTAAAATTCAGCGAATTTTAGatgactttaaaaaaaaaatagtacaaGTCTTAAcacttaaataattataatagaggtcttaaaacactaaaatagaaaactt
The genomic region above belongs to Arachis duranensis cultivar V14167 chromosome 3, aradu.V14167.gnm2.J7QH, whole genome shotgun sequence and contains:
- the LOC107481967 gene encoding agamous-like MADS-box protein AGL29; translation: MGRRKIEIKMVKDTNTRQVTFSKRRTGLFKKANELSILCGSEVAIVVFSPGNKPYSFAHPTVDAVVAKFLIQNPERRGGGDDDEDSSDDNDGGADPDTLDHLFKETVEQVRMEEKVGAAREKAIKEVVEGGKKWCEIGELSELKRRVRERLTMLETVESMMLLSHEPVVMGTTVDNHLSKIKRRRSMM